CCGCTGGTCATGATCGCCTTCTCGATATCTTTAATCGTCGTCGGATCGAACGGACGGACGACGATCTGCTGCGGTTCCGGTGCGCCGATCGAGGCGAGTTGCTTGATCGGCGTCTGCGAGCCGTAGACTTCGACGCGCAGCGAATCGATGAGGCCGGGATTAGCGCGACCGGTGCGGATGCCCGACAACGCGTGCTTGAGCACCGAGAGCGCCTTCTCCATGCGCTCTTCCACGTCCATCAGAATCTCATCGGCACTCATGACGTTCGTCTCCGGCTACTCACTTCGATGTTCTGCGTTGCTACAACGATCGTTTCGTTCGGAAAGTTCTACGTCCGGACGACGGCCCGGCTGCTGATCGTCGTGCCGATCAGGTCTCCGCGCACGGCCCGTTCGATGTTCCCTTCCTTGCGGTAGTTGAACACGACGATCGGCATTTCGTGTTCCATGCATTGCGTCACCGCGGTCGGGTCCATCACCCGCAGCTTCTGCTCGAGAATCGCCGAGTAGGTGAGTTCGCTATACAGAAACGCGTGCGGATTCTTTTCCGGGTCGTCGCTATACACGCCTTCGACCTTCGTCGCCTTGAGCAGCACGTCGGCCTCGACTTCCAATGCCCGCTGCGCCGCGGCGGTGTCGGTCGTGACGAACGGGTTGCCGGTGCCGCAAGCGATGACGACGACGCGCCCCTTTTCCAGATGGCGCTTCGCACGTCGGCGAATATACGGCTCCGCGAACGGCTCCATCTTGATCGCCGTCATGAGCCGCACTTGGCACTTGAGCGATTCGAGCGCGTCTTGCAGAGCGAGACCGTTGATCACCGTGGCGAGCATGCCCATCTGAAGGGCCGTCGCCTCGGTGATGCTGTCGCCGGCCGTGCTCTTGAACTGCGCGCCGCGCAAGATATTGCCGCCCCCCGTAACGATCGCGATCTCGGCGCCCGTGCTGCGCGCCTGCGCGATCTGCCGAGCCGTGTGCATGACGACGTCCATGCTGATGCCGCGTTCGCCGGCGTGGCAAAAGCTTTCGCCCGACAGTTTCAACACGACCCGACGACGACCTTCGACGGCCTGGGGCATCCGACTACTCCTTGCCGAGTTTCCAATTCACGAAACGCTTGACCTTCGTGCCGTTCTTCTTCAAGTAGGCGTCGACCGTCGTCTCGGGATCTTTGATAAACGGCTGCTCGGTGAGAACGCGCGCCGAATAGAAGTTCTTCATCCGACCTTCGATCATCTTCGTGATGATGCTGTCGGGCTTCCCTTCCTTGCGGGCCTGATCGGTGAGGTACTCGCGCTCCTTGGCGACCGCGGCCGGGTCGAGTTCTTCCTTCGAAGCGGCGATCGGGCTCGCAGCCACGATGTGCATCGCAATGTCTTTCGCGATCGCGGCATCGGAACCTTCGAACTCGACGAGCGAGCCGAGATCGCCGGTCGCGTGAACGTAGCCGACGACGGTGCCCGAGAACTTCGAGAACCGACCGATGCGGAACACTTCGCGCAGGCGCGTGAACAGGTCGTCCTTCTGATCGCCGAGCGTTTGCGGATGGCTCGGGCTCTTCAGCTTCAACACATCGTCGACGGTCGCAACCGCAGGGTTCGTCGCGATCGCTTTGGCGATGTCTTCCGCGAATTGCTTCACGTCCGGGCCGCCGGCCACGGGAGCGCTTTCGCACATCAGTTCGACCAGCGCGCCGCCGTTGGCATCGCAGTAGAGGCCGATCCGACCGAATTCGGTATCACGGCCGAGACGCGTTTCCTGCGTCTTCTTCCCCTTGTCGCGGAGAATTTGCACCGCCTTATCCTTATCGCCGCCGGCTTCCGTGAGCGCGGCCTTGCACTCCATCATCGGCTGACCGGTCTCTTCGCGCAAGGCCTTCACCGCCGCCGCAGAAATCTCCGCCATGTCTCACACTCCGCTCTTCGTAGATCCGTTGAATAAGAAAAACGGCGCGACCGCGACACCGATGTGCCGCGGCCGCAGCCGATATCGTCGTACTGAAAATCAAAACTTACCGAAGGAGCACGCGGCAATCCGCGAGCTGCGCCGCGGTTAGTCCTTGTTCGCACCTTCCGGCATGACGTAGGCCCGCGCGCCTGGTCCGGCACCCGAGTTCGAAAGCTCGACCGCGTTGGCCTTCCCTTCGACCACGGCGCTCGCCAATTGGTTCACGACCAGCTCGATCGAACGGATGCTGTCGTCGTTGCCCGGAATCGGCAAGTCGACCAAGTCCGGATCGCTGTCGGTATCGATCAACGCGACGGTCACGACGCCCATCTTCCGGGCTTCCATCACCGCGTTCTTTTCCTTTTTCGGGTCGATGATCACCATGCACTCCGGCAGGCGGGTCATCGTGCGCATGCCGTTGAGGTTGCGGAACATCTTGCGATATTCACGGTTCAACGCCGATTGCATCTTCTTCGAGTAGCTGTTGAACGCTTCGCTGTTCTTGAGCGATTCAAGCTCTTCGAGGCGAGCGAGCCGGCTGCGAATGGTGCGGAAGTTGGTGAGGGTGCCCCCCAGCCAACGATCGTTCACATACGGCATGCCGCAGCGCAGGCCTTCGCGCTCGACCGTCTCGGCCGCTTGGCGCTTCGTGCCGACGAATTGGATCAGGCTCCCTTGAGCGGCCACTTGCGTCAGATACTTGCGGGCCCGGATCAGACCGCGGATGGTTTCGCGGACGTCGATGATATGGATCAGGTTGCGGCGGCCGTAGATATACGGACGCATCTTCGGATTCCAGCGGCTCGCGCGGTGGCCGAAATGCACACCGGCTTCGATCAATTGCTTCACGAGTTCAGACACACACATCTCCCTATAAACTGAAGAGCACACCGGCAAAAGTCCCGCGAGGCGGCAACATGCGCTTCGCTCGGGCGTCCGGCGTTCCGGCAAACATTCGGTCTTCACGGCAAACGACGACACGACGCGGGCGACATGCCCAAGCGACCAGTCGATCGGAAGCTTCTCCGGCCCGGACCGTTCAGGCCGGAGTAGCCCCTTATGGTATCGGCAGTCGAAAGGGGCGTCAATCGACGGTTAAGATCAGACGCCCGACCGATTTACGACGGAATCTTCGACCCGACGGGCGGTCGCGCCTTAAGCGAAAACCGCGATTCGCCGAAAATCCGCTTGCCCGCCCCCTGCGACTCGCAAGCAGTTCCTTATTTAGAACCCGCGGCTTGCGCAACCCCACTCAGCGGATGGGCTTTCGCGGCGTCCCAGGCGAGCTGCTGTAGCAGCTTGTTCAACTCCTCGGCGTTGGCCCAATTCGCGAGCATCTTCGGCACCGGCAGCCCGACAGGGCTCGTGCGATAGATCACGGCGAAGTGGCAATAGGCGTTGAGCACCATGATCGGCACGTGGACATGACCCAGCGGATCGCTGAAGAGCGCGCTCTGGGTCTTGATGCCCGGGGCTTCACCGGCGATCACCTTCTCGCGCAGCCCGAGAACCGCTTGCCCGACCGGCACAACGAAGAGGACCTGCTTGCCGAGCTTCTTATTGATCTCGATCACGTGTTCGTCCATGCTCGCGAAATAGGGAGCGTGGGCCGCGCGGAGTTCGGCGATCGTTTTCGCATCGTGGTCGACCGTCTTCGGACGGCTCTTCCAAGCCTCGACGTTGTCGTAAGGGAGCCAAAACTCTTGCAACGTCACGCGGACGTTCGGATTGTGCTTCAGCGCTTCCGCCGCGACGAGCTCGATCCCGGGATCGGGGAGATAAATCGGCGAGATCGTGAAGACGTCGACTTCGCCGCTCGCCAGCGCGGGCTTGAGCGTGTTCTTGCTCTTCGCGTTGTCGACCAGGTCCCAATGCTGAATCACGCGCGAGCCGCCGATCGGTTGCAGCCCGACGAACTTGTGCCCATCGACCTTCGCCGACTCGGCAATCTCGGCGAGCAACTTCGGCACGAACACATGAAAGCTATGCCCGGCGGAGAAGACCCGTTGACCGGCGAGCGGAGCCGCGGGCTTGGCTTCATCGGCGGCGAACGTGGCTGACGACAGGAGCGTGCAGGCGATGACGAATAAGATGCGACGTGTAAACGACATGGGCGTAAACCTCAAAAAATTCAACTGACAAAAACAAAAGACAACTAATGACAACCTACAAACGGAGACGATCGCTAGGCGAGCGCCCCTTGCAAGGAGCCCCCTATTCGGAACCCGCAGTTTTTTGCTCGATTCCGCTCAACGTATGCGCTTTCACGGCATCCCAAGCGAGTTGCTGCAATAGCTTATTGAGCTCTTCAATCTTCTCTTGTTTCGCAGTCGTGAGGAGCTTCGGCACAGGCAGCCCGACCGGGCTGCGGCGATAGATCACGGCGAAGTGGCAATAGGAGTTGAGCACCTTGATCTGGACGTTCGGGTGGCCGGCCGGATCGATGAAGAGCTCGCTTTGCAACTTCAAGCCCGGTGCTTGGCCGGCGAGGATCTTCTCGCGGAGCGCGAGCACGGCCTGCCCGACCGGCACGACGAACAGAGCTTGCTTGCCGTACTTCTTGTTCAACTCTTGCACGTGCGCATCCATTCCCGCGAAGTACGGCTCGTGCTCTTTGCGGAGCTCGGCGATCGTCTTCGTGTCGTGCTGATCGACCGTCAATGCCTTTTTATACCAGATGGCAACCTCGTCGAACGGCAGCCAGAACTCTTGAATGAGGTTCCGCATCTTCGGGTTGTGCTTCAAGGCATACTCGGCGACGAGGTCGATCCCTTCATCGGGCAGATAGATCGGCGCCAGCGTCAAGACGTCGACTTCGCCGGTCGCGAGCGCCGGTTTGAGCGTGCTCTTTTCGCCGGTCACTTCCCAATGCTTGATCACGCGCGAGCCGCCGATCGGTTGTTCGCCGACACGGCGATGCCCGACGATGCTCGCGCTCTCGGCGATCTCGGCCAAGATCGGCGGAATGAAGTAATGGAAGCTGTGACCGGCCGAGAAGACACGTTGGCCGGGAACCGACTCGGCGACCTTCGACTGGACAACCTTCGGTTCTTCCGCCGCGAACAGCGGAACGGCGGCGAACAGCGCTAAGGCGAAACAGAAAACATTGCGGCGGGTGAGCGTCATGGCGGGGGAATCCTTGGTGGGCGACAAGCGGACTTCGGGAGCGAGTATACGAAACATCCGCGCGTCAATCTTCTCCCATCAGCTTTTGCCGGCTCGCTTCCAGCGCCCCTTTCACCGCCTCGCTCGGCTCAGGATATTTCAGATCGAGTTGCTTGATCTCCTGCGTCAGGATCGTCGCCACCGCGGCTCGGGCCACCCATTTGTGATCCGCCGGAATCACATACCACGGGGCCCATTTCGTCGTCGTGGCGTGCAACATCTCGTCGTAGGCGTCCATGTATTCGCTCCAATGGCCGCGCTCGGCGATATCCGTCGGCGAGAACTTCCAGTGCTTCTTCGGGTCGT
This window of the Planctomycetia bacterium genome carries:
- the pyrH gene encoding UMP kinase → MPQAVEGRRRVVLKLSGESFCHAGERGISMDVVMHTARQIAQARSTGAEIAIVTGGGNILRGAQFKSTAGDSITEATALQMGMLATVINGLALQDALESLKCQVRLMTAIKMEPFAEPYIRRRAKRHLEKGRVVVIACGTGNPFVTTDTAAAQRALEVEADVLLKATKVEGVYSDDPEKNPHAFLYSELTYSAILEQKLRVMDPTAVTQCMEHEMPIVVFNYRKEGNIERAVRGDLIGTTISSRAVVRT
- the tsf gene encoding translation elongation factor Ts; the protein is MAEISAAAVKALREETGQPMMECKAALTEAGGDKDKAVQILRDKGKKTQETRLGRDTEFGRIGLYCDANGGALVELMCESAPVAGGPDVKQFAEDIAKAIATNPAVATVDDVLKLKSPSHPQTLGDQKDDLFTRLREVFRIGRFSKFSGTVVGYVHATGDLGSLVEFEGSDAAIAKDIAMHIVAASPIAASKEELDPAAVAKEREYLTDQARKEGKPDSIITKMIEGRMKNFYSARVLTEQPFIKDPETTVDAYLKKNGTKVKRFVNWKLGKE
- the rpsB gene encoding 30S ribosomal protein S2, giving the protein MCVSELVKQLIEAGVHFGHRASRWNPKMRPYIYGRRNLIHIIDVRETIRGLIRARKYLTQVAAQGSLIQFVGTKRQAAETVEREGLRCGMPYVNDRWLGGTLTNFRTIRSRLARLEELESLKNSEAFNSYSKKMQSALNREYRKMFRNLNGMRTMTRLPECMVIIDPKKEKNAVMEARKMGVVTVALIDTDSDPDLVDLPIPGNDDSIRSIELVVNQLASAVVEGKANAVELSNSGAGPGARAYVMPEGANKD